CACGTCGTCGCGGGGGATCGGGCCACGGCCCGTGGAGGCGGCCAGGAGGACCTGGCCGGTGCCCGCGTCGTTGGTCAGCATCCCGGGGCGCAGGATCGTCCAGTCCAGCGCGGTGCGGGAGCGTACGGCCGCGTCCGCGGCGCCCTTGGCCCGCAGGTACACGTCGAAGACCTCGTCGCCGGGGTGGTCGGGGTCGGCGCCCATCGAGGAGACGACGAGGTAGCGGCGGACGCCCGCCGCCTCGGCCGCGTCGGCGAACAGCACGGCCGCGTCGCGGTCGACGGTGTCCTTGCGGGCGGTGCCGCTGTTCGGCCCGGCGCCCGCCGCGAAGACGGCCGCGTCCGCGCCGCGCAGCACCTCCGCGGTCTGCTCCACGGTGGCCGATTCGAGGTCCAGCACGACGGGTTCGGCGCCGGCGTCGGTCAGGTCCTGACTCTGTTGGGGGTTGCGGATGATCCCTACGGCTTCATCCCCGCGTGCGGCGAGCAGCCGCTCCAGCCGCAGTGCGATCTGTCCGTGTCCACCTGCGATGACAATGCGCATACCCCCGACCGTACGCCCGGGGGCGGGCTCGCGCTCAGTTCCTCGGCCCGGCGCCGGGGTCGGGCCGCCCCTGGCGCGGAAGTCCGCCGGGGCCCGCGGCGGCCTCGGCTCCGGAGTCGCAGTACTCGCGTACGGCGCTGGTACGGGCCACGATCCGGCCGCGGTGGATGACGATGCGGCTGTACCCGAGGGAGAGCGCCGC
This sequence is a window from Streptomyces parvus. Protein-coding genes within it:
- a CDS encoding SDR family oxidoreductase is translated as MRIVIAGGHGQIALRLERLLAARGDEAVGIIRNPQQSQDLTDAGAEPVVLDLESATVEQTAEVLRGADAAVFAAGAGPNSGTARKDTVDRDAAVLFADAAEAAGVRRYLVVSSMGADPDHPGDEVFDVYLRAKGAADAAVRSRTALDWTILRPGMLTNDAGTGQVLLAASTGRGPIPRDDVAATLVELLDNPATAGLTLEAISGNVPVTVAVKDVAGN